Proteins from a genomic interval of Corynebacterium deserti GIMN1.010:
- a CDS encoding FadD32-like long-chain-fatty-acid--AMP ligase encodes MDLDKAIGSFFDENGDINLPPFLTLAAMGEFMYQADIAEGGGDAKRMHFWDFSESREGKLIEYTRTEIDTRIKAVAGRLQQVATIGDRAAILANNSPEYIFSFLGAIYAGLVPVPLYDPTEPGHADHLNAVFADSEPVVVLTNSHSAGAVRKHFSALPAAERPRILSVDSLPDSLADSYENPSLSEAGRRLAALRQSAPIDLTAFLQYTSGSTRTPAGVVLTNRSILTNVLQIFSGAQLKTPLRLVSWLPLHHDMGIILAAFVTMLGLDNEFMNPRDFVQQPSRWIKQLSRREGDVNVYTVVPNFALELAARYAKPAEGEELDLSALDAVIIGSEPVTEKALTSFREAFEPYGLPVQTLRPSYGLAEASLLVSTPQTENRPLISYFDRDELAANRVKFVEKGSENAVSFVSNGQVVEPQQLVIVDPETATELEDGQIGEIWTHGENTAAGYLDREEDTAETFRNRLKVRLEENSRAEGAADDNYWMATGDLGVIVDGELYITGRRKDLIVVAGRNHYPQDIEYTVESASSHVRADSVAAFAVPGDDIEKLIILAERDNTADAADDAAAIEAIRTAVSAAHGVVPEDIRILAPEEIARSSSGKIARRVNQRNYIQEKES; translated from the coding sequence ATGGATTTGGATAAAGCGATTGGTTCATTCTTCGACGAGAATGGAGACATCAACCTTCCTCCATTTTTGACCTTGGCAGCCATGGGCGAGTTCATGTACCAGGCAGATATCGCCGAAGGCGGCGGCGATGCAAAGCGTATGCACTTCTGGGACTTCTCCGAGAGCCGCGAAGGCAAGCTCATTGAATACACCCGCACCGAGATCGACACCCGCATCAAGGCTGTCGCTGGTCGCCTCCAGCAGGTAGCCACCATCGGTGACCGCGCAGCCATCCTGGCCAACAACAGCCCTGAGTACATTTTCAGCTTCCTTGGTGCCATCTACGCAGGTCTTGTTCCTGTTCCTCTCTATGACCCCACCGAGCCAGGTCACGCCGACCACCTCAACGCTGTCTTCGCAGACAGTGAGCCTGTCGTCGTGCTGACCAACTCCCACTCCGCAGGTGCCGTGCGCAAGCACTTCTCCGCATTGCCTGCCGCTGAGCGCCCCCGCATCCTCTCCGTGGATTCCCTGCCTGATTCCCTTGCAGATTCCTATGAGAACCCCAGCCTCTCCGAGGCCGGTCGTCGTCTCGCTGCACTTCGCCAGTCCGCACCTATCGACTTGACTGCATTCCTGCAGTACACCTCCGGTTCCACCCGCACCCCAGCCGGTGTTGTGCTGACCAACCGCTCCATCCTGACCAACGTGCTCCAGATCTTCAGCGGCGCACAGCTTAAGACTCCTCTGCGCCTGGTCTCTTGGTTGCCACTCCACCACGACATGGGTATCATCCTGGCTGCGTTTGTCACCATGCTTGGCCTGGACAACGAATTCATGAACCCACGTGACTTTGTCCAGCAGCCTTCCCGCTGGATCAAGCAGCTTAGCCGCCGCGAAGGCGACGTCAACGTCTACACCGTTGTCCCTAACTTCGCCCTCGAGCTTGCTGCCCGCTACGCAAAGCCAGCAGAAGGTGAAGAGCTGGACCTTTCGGCTCTTGACGCCGTCATCATTGGATCCGAACCCGTCACCGAGAAGGCCTTGACCTCCTTCCGTGAAGCATTCGAGCCTTACGGCCTCCCAGTACAGACCTTGCGCCCGTCCTACGGCCTGGCCGAGGCATCCCTCTTGGTATCCACCCCACAGACCGAAAACCGCCCACTGATCTCCTACTTCGATCGCGATGAGCTGGCAGCAAACCGCGTGAAGTTCGTAGAAAAGGGCTCCGAGAACGCTGTTTCCTTCGTCTCCAACGGCCAGGTCGTGGAACCACAGCAGCTGGTCATCGTCGACCCGGAGACCGCCACTGAGCTGGAAGACGGCCAAATCGGCGAAATCTGGACCCACGGCGAAAACACCGCAGCAGGCTACCTCGATCGCGAGGAAGACACCGCCGAGACCTTCCGAAACCGACTGAAAGTCCGCCTGGAAGAAAACTCCCGCGCAGAAGGTGCAGCCGACGATAACTACTGGATGGCCACCGGCGACCTCGGTGTCATTGTGGACGGTGAACTCTACATCACCGGTCGCCGAAAGGACCTCATCGTGGTGGCAGGCCGTAACCACTACCCACAGGACATCGAGTACACCGTGGAATCAGCATCCTCCCACGTCCGTGCCGATTCCGTGGCAGCCTTTGCAGTACCTGGCGATGACATTGAAAAGCTCATCATCCTCGCAGAGCGCGACAACACCGCCGATGCAGCCGATGACGCCGCAGCAATCGAAGCCATCCGCACCGCTGTCAGCGCAGCCCACGGCGTGGTTCCAGAAGATATCCGTATCCTTGCTCCTGAAGAGATCGCACGTTCCTCCTCAGGCAAGATTGCACGCCGCGTGAACCAGCGTAATTACATCCAAGAAAAGGAAAGCTAA
- a CDS encoding cutinase family protein produces MRKTITVIAVLIVLVLIGVGVVQYVNTSKDEDFIGMPGEPTGTQAPEDPTQPEWCPAVEFLSAPGTWESAANDDPINPTANPASFMLTITQPLQERYSPDDVKVWTLPYTAQFRNINSQNEMTYDESRTEGLSKMTGELVSMHNECPATEFIIVGFSQGAVIAGDLAAQIGSGQGAIPADSIRGVALVADGRREPGVGQYPGTFVDGVGAEVALQPLNLLVQPIVPGATMRGPRVGGFGELNDRVQDICAPNDSICDAPVNVGNALDRALDMVAANGVHAQYATNPNVFPGTTTNAWIVNWATNLIDNG; encoded by the coding sequence ATGAGGAAAACCATCACCGTTATTGCTGTGTTGATTGTTCTCGTCTTAATTGGCGTGGGCGTTGTGCAGTATGTGAACACATCAAAGGATGAGGATTTTATCGGGATGCCCGGCGAGCCCACCGGCACGCAGGCACCCGAGGACCCCACCCAACCTGAGTGGTGCCCAGCCGTGGAGTTCCTCTCCGCGCCGGGCACGTGGGAATCCGCAGCCAATGATGATCCGATCAATCCAACGGCCAACCCAGCGTCCTTCATGCTGACGATCACGCAGCCTCTGCAGGAGCGCTATTCGCCGGACGATGTCAAGGTGTGGACACTGCCGTACACTGCGCAGTTCCGCAACATCAACTCGCAAAATGAGATGACCTACGACGAGTCCCGCACTGAAGGTCTGTCCAAGATGACTGGTGAACTTGTGAGCATGCACAATGAGTGCCCTGCCACTGAATTCATCATCGTGGGCTTTTCGCAGGGTGCTGTGATTGCCGGTGATCTGGCAGCGCAGATCGGCTCTGGTCAAGGTGCTATTCCGGCTGATTCGATCAGGGGTGTCGCCCTGGTCGCTGACGGCCGCCGGGAACCTGGTGTGGGCCAGTACCCGGGCACCTTCGTGGACGGCGTAGGCGCGGAGGTTGCATTGCAGCCTCTGAACCTGCTGGTCCAGCCTATCGTTCCAGGCGCGACCATGCGTGGGCCTCGCGTCGGCGGATTCGGCGAGCTCAACGACCGCGTGCAGGACATCTGCGCGCCAAATGATTCGATCTGTGACGCGCCTGTTAACGTCGGCAACGCCCTCGACCGCGCGCTCGACATGGTGGCCGCCAACGGCGTACACGCGCAGTACGCCACTAACCCGAATGTTTTCCCAGGAACCACCACTAACGCGTGGATTGTCAACTGGGCAACCAATCTGATCGACAACGGTTAA
- a CDS encoding alpha/beta hydrolase-fold protein codes for MRDTADRSIKGMAKARRRSLWIAAGAVPTAIALSMSLAAPAAMAQSSNLSSDAVIGGITDGLTDYLMPRVEELPAGEVTYPEIAGLPEGVRVISAEWSTSKHVILTIQSAAMPEQPIKVQLLLPRDWYSSPDREFPEIWALDGLRAIEQQSGWTIETNIEQYYADKNAIVVLPVGGESSFYSDWNEPNNGKNYKWETFLTEELAPILDKGFRSNTNRAITGISMGGTAAVNIATHHPDMFKFVGSFSGYLDTTSSGMPIAISAALADAGGYNVNAMWGPAGSERWYENDPKSNVEKLRGKTIYVSAGNGADDYGNAGSIAIGPANAAGVGLEVISRMTSQTFVDAANNKGVEVISSFRPSGVHSWEYWQFEMTQAFPHIANALGMSTEDRGAECAPIGAIASATADGALGTCLTNEYDTAGGKAQDFTNGRAYWSANTGAYGLVGRINARYSELGGPESWLGFPTSNEMKTPDGAGRFVTFENGSIYWTAQTGPWEIPGDMLAAWGTQNYERGGLGYPTGAAVEFNGGLRQQFQGGYVFRTSNNQSYWVRGEISKKYAEDGVFAQLGFPTGNEQLINGGAFQEFEKGNIYWSASTGAHVILYGDIFNAWGAKGWEQGEYGFPTTDQSAIAAGGQTITFQNGTIRQVNGQVEESR; via the coding sequence ATGCGCGACACCGCAGATCGTTCCATCAAGGGCATGGCGAAAGCCAGGCGCCGTTCCCTCTGGATTGCAGCTGGCGCCGTTCCAACCGCAATTGCTCTGAGCATGTCCTTGGCAGCTCCTGCTGCGATGGCGCAATCAAGCAACCTCTCCTCTGACGCTGTCATTGGTGGCATCACCGATGGTTTGACTGACTACCTCATGCCTCGAGTTGAGGAGCTTCCAGCTGGTGAGGTCACCTACCCAGAGATCGCCGGCCTGCCTGAGGGTGTGCGCGTAATCAGCGCTGAGTGGTCTACCTCCAAGCATGTCATCTTGACCATCCAGTCCGCTGCCATGCCTGAGCAGCCCATCAAGGTGCAGTTGCTGCTGCCTCGTGACTGGTACTCCTCCCCAGATCGTGAGTTCCCAGAAATCTGGGCTCTGGACGGCCTTCGCGCGATTGAGCAGCAGAGCGGCTGGACCATCGAAACCAACATTGAGCAGTATTATGCGGATAAGAACGCTATTGTCGTTCTCCCAGTTGGCGGCGAAAGCTCCTTCTACTCTGACTGGAATGAGCCAAACAACGGCAAGAACTACAAGTGGGAGACCTTCCTGACTGAGGAATTGGCTCCTATTTTGGATAAGGGCTTCCGTTCCAACACCAACCGCGCCATCACTGGTATTTCCATGGGCGGTACAGCGGCCGTTAACATCGCAACCCACCATCCAGACATGTTCAAGTTTGTCGGCTCTTTCTCCGGCTACCTGGACACCACTTCTTCCGGCATGCCAATTGCAATCTCCGCAGCGTTGGCTGATGCAGGCGGATATAATGTCAACGCAATGTGGGGTCCTGCAGGATCTGAGCGTTGGTATGAAAATGATCCAAAGAGCAACGTCGAAAAGCTCCGCGGGAAGACCATCTACGTGTCCGCTGGTAACGGCGCCGATGACTACGGCAATGCCGGCTCTATTGCCATTGGACCTGCAAACGCAGCGGGTGTCGGCCTGGAAGTTATCTCCCGCATGACCTCCCAGACCTTCGTGGACGCTGCCAACAACAAGGGTGTTGAGGTTATCTCCAGCTTCCGCCCATCGGGTGTCCACTCATGGGAATACTGGCAGTTCGAGATGACTCAGGCATTCCCTCACATCGCTAATGCTCTGGGTATGTCCACTGAGGATCGCGGCGCAGAATGTGCACCAATCGGCGCAATCGCCAGTGCAACCGCTGATGGCGCTCTGGGTACCTGCTTGACCAACGAGTACGACACCGCTGGCGGTAAGGCTCAGGACTTCACCAACGGTCGCGCTTACTGGTCTGCAAACACCGGCGCTTATGGCCTGGTGGGACGCATTAACGCTCGTTACTCTGAGCTCGGCGGCCCAGAGTCGTGGTTGGGCTTCCCAACCTCCAACGAGATGAAGACCCCAGACGGAGCGGGACGTTTTGTCACCTTCGAAAACGGCTCCATCTACTGGACCGCGCAAACCGGCCCATGGGAGATCCCTGGCGACATGCTCGCAGCATGGGGTACCCAGAACTACGAGCGCGGCGGCTTGGGCTACCCAACCGGCGCTGCAGTTGAGTTCAATGGTGGCCTGCGCCAACAGTTCCAGGGCGGCTACGTCTTCCGCACCTCCAACAACCAGTCTTACTGGGTTCGCGGAGAGATCTCCAAGAAGTACGCAGAGGACGGCGTCTTCGCTCAGCTCGGTTTCCCAACTGGCAATGAGCAGCTGATCAACGGCGGTGCTTTCCAGGAGTTTGAGAAGGGTAACATCTACTGGTCTGCATCCACCGGCGCACATGTCATTCTGTACGGAGACATCTTCAACGCCTGGGGCGCAAAGGGCTGGGAACAGGGCGAATACGGCTTCCCAACCACTGATCAGTCCGCAATTGCAGCTGGTGGCCAGACCATCACCTTCCAGAACGGAACCATCCGTCAGGTTAACGGACAGGTTGAGGAGTCTCGCTAA
- a CDS encoding HNH endonuclease signature motif containing protein — translation MQQVEDLEAMMDAIIAAPSADAFKHTLPLAELLEKLVNKKATFDAALAKAAEHADAGRLIGKNSHIDALVYFLGISKSEAFRRVQRANDHYGNSSPTLSDAELKAETSLQREQRVLQEAIDREEQTKANAIAVKHAISGEKQDVIRYELEKLNEKTSISKAQLRAMAMHEATERSVEDLRSWTRTKVARINPTTKDPNAALKKRSLSIGQQDSDGGARASMYLDPKGLALLKAMMAKAKPGHLLKLSEADDDRRTKAQRQYDALVEILHRANTAQLPARSGVGTIVVSLSAKDVCSLEKSGAHHRYPTNIGVTLTPAEILRLGGAKYDFGVVLDPASGRPLHLARTQRTASLYQRLALFGSELVCTKEGCDSPIEDNDIHHIRSWFDGGPTDIENLTNICRGDHGDNNDKRDGKDNMGFMDTDPETGRVGFQPADKGQPMRFNNSATAQESGGAQTRRQHWPEE, via the coding sequence ATGCAGCAGGTAGAAGATTTGGAAGCAATGATGGACGCAATTATCGCCGCCCCATCCGCCGACGCCTTCAAACACACCCTCCCCCTGGCCGAGCTGCTGGAAAAGCTCGTCAACAAAAAGGCCACCTTCGACGCCGCCCTTGCCAAAGCTGCCGAACACGCAGACGCAGGCCGCCTCATCGGCAAAAACTCCCACATCGATGCACTTGTTTACTTCCTCGGAATTTCCAAGTCAGAAGCTTTTCGACGCGTCCAGCGCGCCAACGACCACTACGGCAACTCGAGCCCAACGCTGTCAGACGCAGAGTTGAAGGCCGAGACTTCCTTGCAGCGTGAACAGCGAGTTTTGCAAGAAGCCATAGACCGTGAGGAGCAAACAAAAGCAAATGCAATTGCCGTGAAGCACGCCATCTCCGGAGAGAAGCAAGACGTCATCCGCTACGAGCTGGAAAAGCTCAACGAAAAGACCTCCATATCTAAAGCGCAGTTGCGCGCCATGGCGATGCACGAGGCGACGGAACGCAGCGTAGAAGACCTCCGCAGCTGGACGCGCACCAAAGTAGCGCGCATCAACCCCACCACTAAGGATCCCAATGCAGCACTCAAAAAGAGGTCGCTGTCTATCGGGCAACAAGACAGCGACGGCGGCGCCCGCGCCTCCATGTACCTCGACCCCAAAGGACTCGCACTGCTCAAAGCAATGATGGCGAAAGCCAAGCCAGGGCATCTATTAAAGCTGTCAGAGGCAGACGACGATCGACGGACAAAAGCACAACGGCAATATGACGCACTAGTCGAGATCCTGCACCGCGCCAACACCGCCCAACTACCAGCGCGCTCTGGCGTAGGCACAATCGTGGTGTCACTATCGGCAAAGGACGTGTGCTCGCTTGAAAAGAGTGGCGCCCACCACCGCTACCCCACCAACATCGGCGTCACACTCACCCCAGCCGAAATCCTCCGCCTCGGCGGCGCAAAATACGACTTCGGCGTAGTCCTCGACCCCGCGTCAGGCCGCCCGCTCCACCTAGCCCGCACCCAACGAACAGCCTCGCTTTACCAACGACTTGCCCTCTTCGGCTCCGAACTCGTCTGCACCAAAGAAGGCTGCGACTCCCCCATCGAAGACAACGACATCCACCACATCAGATCCTGGTTCGACGGCGGCCCCACAGACATAGAAAACCTCACCAACATCTGCCGAGGCGACCACGGAGATAATAACGACAAACGCGACGGCAAAGACAACATGGGCTTTATGGACACTGACCCAGAGACCGGACGAGTAGGATTCCAGCCGGCAGACAAAGGCCAGCCGATGAGATTCAATAACTCAGCCACAGCTCAAGAATCCGGGGGAGCTCAAACCAGACGACAGCATTGGCCGGAGGAGTAA
- a CDS encoding IS1249 family transposase has protein sequence MNRTRPTCPVCTGTMRKNGTTTKGTTRWRCTTCGASTTNTRTDDHHARRFQLFINWIQSPQSLTTLAQQHRVTRRTLTRWFHNYWYVEVPRNTDHHRIYDQLFIDGTYFNTKCLLIACTFDHVVAWRWCTKEDSYNYTRLFDQLQPPLIVTTDGQKGALKAITTTWPTTKIQRCLVHIKRNIQQHVTLNPKLKPGKALRKLSLNLLKVHTANDAATWMTQLHEFHTVYRDWLNEKTYTTDVSQSEIPGFVRPTATWWYTHYRHRRAYRQLEKLARQGHLFTFVNPPDGVEGTIKSTTNCLEGGINAQIKALARNHRGMIDEHQRIAVDWWLYLHTQLPDDPVKIARQQHWGQDALAKADVLIQQEQPDAHRDDGRPALYDTGIDATPTNSIGIRSGWAGRHN, from the coding sequence GTGAACAGAACACGACCAACCTGCCCGGTCTGCACGGGCACCATGAGAAAAAACGGCACCACCACCAAAGGCACCACCCGCTGGCGCTGCACCACCTGCGGCGCCAGCACCACCAACACCCGCACTGATGATCACCATGCCCGCAGATTCCAGCTCTTCATCAACTGGATCCAAAGCCCCCAATCCCTGACAACCCTTGCACAACAACACCGAGTCACCCGCCGCACACTGACCCGATGGTTTCATAACTATTGGTACGTCGAAGTTCCCCGCAACACCGACCACCACCGCATCTACGATCAACTCTTCATCGACGGCACCTACTTCAACACCAAATGCCTCCTGATAGCCTGCACCTTCGACCACGTCGTCGCCTGGCGCTGGTGCACCAAAGAAGACTCCTACAACTACACCCGCCTCTTCGATCAACTCCAGCCACCACTGATCGTGACCACCGACGGACAAAAAGGCGCACTCAAAGCCATCACCACCACCTGGCCCACCACAAAAATCCAACGCTGCCTCGTCCACATCAAACGCAACATCCAGCAACACGTCACCCTCAACCCAAAGCTCAAACCCGGAAAAGCACTGCGCAAACTTTCCTTAAACCTGCTCAAAGTCCACACTGCCAACGACGCAGCCACCTGGATGACCCAGCTGCATGAGTTCCACACCGTCTACCGCGACTGGCTGAATGAAAAGACCTACACCACTGACGTCTCGCAGTCTGAGATCCCCGGGTTCGTGCGCCCCACAGCCACCTGGTGGTACACCCACTACCGCCATCGCAGAGCCTATCGACAACTTGAAAAACTCGCCCGCCAAGGACACTTGTTCACTTTCGTCAACCCACCTGACGGAGTTGAAGGAACCATCAAATCAACCACAAACTGTTTAGAAGGTGGGATCAACGCACAGATCAAAGCCTTGGCTCGTAACCATCGGGGAATGATTGATGAGCATCAACGTATCGCGGTGGATTGGTGGCTATATCTGCATACGCAGTTGCCTGACGATCCGGTAAAAATCGCCAGGCAACAACACTGGGGTCAAGACGCACTCGCCAAAGCTGATGTCTTGATCCAACAGGAACAACCAGATGCTCATCGCGACGATGGGCGCCCAGCGTTGTATGACACCGGGATTGATGCCACACCAACTAACTCTATCGGGATCAGGTCAGGCTGGGCAGGACGACACAATTAG
- a CDS encoding alpha/beta hydrolase, whose translation MSVFSRAGEASKKLIALVVALATAAALMVVGQGTANAANRDWLRPDNTGACDWDGVGYWVQRCDVWSAAMGRNITVQIQPAERGGNAALYLLDGMRATEVSNAWLVDTNAAALYAPNNITLVMPVGGAGSFYADWNSQASLSSSEPVTYMWETFLTQELPTYLEQNFGVARNNNSIAGLSMGGTAALNLAAKHPGQFRQAMSWSGYLNTTAPGMQTLLRLAMIDTGGFNVNAMYGSIINPRRFENDPFWNMGGLANTDVYISAASGLWSPEDDGTRVDHRLTGSVLEFVAMTSTRTWEAKARLQGLNPTADYPMYGIHGWGQFNSQLHKTKDRVLNVMNAW comes from the coding sequence ATGTCCGTATTTTCACGAGCTGGCGAGGCTAGCAAAAAGCTCATCGCCCTCGTTGTGGCACTCGCCACCGCGGCAGCCCTCATGGTTGTTGGCCAAGGCACCGCGAATGCAGCCAACCGCGACTGGCTGCGTCCCGATAACACTGGGGCTTGCGATTGGGATGGCGTAGGCTACTGGGTTCAGCGCTGTGACGTGTGGTCAGCAGCGATGGGCCGTAACATCACCGTCCAGATTCAACCTGCAGAGCGTGGCGGCAACGCAGCCCTTTACTTGCTTGACGGCATGCGCGCCACCGAGGTTTCCAACGCCTGGTTGGTAGATACCAACGCGGCTGCGCTATACGCGCCAAACAACATCACCCTGGTTATGCCAGTTGGTGGTGCAGGTTCCTTCTACGCGGACTGGAACTCCCAGGCTTCTCTCTCCTCCTCTGAGCCAGTCACCTACATGTGGGAGACTTTTCTTACCCAGGAACTTCCTACATACCTTGAGCAGAACTTCGGTGTTGCTCGCAATAACAACTCCATTGCTGGCCTGTCCATGGGTGGAACTGCTGCACTGAACCTTGCGGCAAAGCACCCAGGCCAGTTCCGTCAGGCTATGTCCTGGTCCGGTTACTTGAACACCACCGCACCAGGCATGCAGACCCTGCTTCGCCTCGCTATGATCGATACCGGCGGATTCAACGTCAACGCAATGTACGGTTCCATCATCAACCCACGTCGCTTCGAAAACGATCCGTTCTGGAACATGGGTGGCCTGGCTAACACTGACGTCTATATCTCTGCAGCTTCCGGCCTGTGGAGCCCAGAAGACGACGGAACTCGCGTTGATCACCGTCTCACCGGTTCTGTTCTGGAGTTCGTCGCAATGACCTCCACCCGTACTTGGGAAGCAAAGGCTCGTCTACAGGGTCTTAACCCAACTGCTGACTACCCAATGTATGGCATCCACGGTTGGGGACAGTTCAACTCCCAGTTGCACAAGACCAAGGACCGCGTCCTCAACGTTATGAACGCCTGGTAA
- the zomB gene encoding flagellar motor control protein ZomB, which yields MTLSSQRPEFEPGSQTDLSTTPDNGEETELRPGSERNSARTSGATNQKATPNYTLITTFLAAVTAGIFAFYAGWSRKWISDDGLIVLRTVRNLLAGNGPVFNAGERVEANTSTLWQYCIYLVALVTDYRLEDIALWLAILFTTAAAIIGVLGTAHLHRNRIALLLPAGVIGYFSLSPARDFATSGLEWGLSLMWISIHWLLLVLWATKSTTKRGPDYITYGLAFWSGLSWLVRPELALYGGLTGILLLLTTPSLRVVIGILAAALPVPAAYQIFRMGYYGLMVPHTAVAKSASDAVWGTGWEYVEDFTGPYNLWLGLASLLAAGALTVWRADAKALVPQGRFGRLSLRTPGMAVGLLVICALVHFLYVIRVGGDFMHGRMLLLPLFAILLPVAVIPINMVDRGWQDLVALVLVFATWIWSTVIFIQGHQWENTGQHVVDERDFWIDFTNRDKDHPPLYAEDFLTVDSMNDYAEVMRDQTLVNPTGQQLNILATSDPDTYSWITTPRVEGIEAGDLENLPPTIFHVNLGMTSMNAPLNVRVTDLIGLATPLAARQPRIEGGRIGHDKLMDLEWQVAESATPLAYTPGWIDAEKTYQARQALRHPELVHLFQTYREPMSYHRFVDNIKYALTTGRTLEISDDPEDLLKDFQATPAEIQEGLPIIAWPVDIKLDEPRGEPLYSSQ from the coding sequence ATGACGTTAAGTTCTCAGCGTCCGGAATTTGAGCCCGGTAGCCAAACTGATCTTTCAACAACCCCAGACAATGGGGAAGAGACGGAGCTCCGTCCGGGTTCCGAAAGAAATTCAGCGAGAACTTCAGGTGCGACCAACCAGAAGGCCACCCCGAATTACACTCTCATCACCACGTTCTTGGCAGCAGTTACTGCTGGAATTTTTGCGTTCTACGCAGGTTGGAGTCGCAAGTGGATCAGCGATGATGGACTCATTGTTCTTCGCACCGTCCGCAACCTTCTTGCAGGAAACGGGCCTGTTTTTAACGCTGGCGAACGCGTAGAAGCTAACACTTCCACCCTGTGGCAATACTGTATCTATTTGGTAGCGCTTGTTACTGACTACCGGCTAGAAGATATTGCCTTGTGGTTGGCCATCTTGTTCACCACTGCCGCCGCAATCATCGGCGTGTTGGGCACCGCACATCTGCACCGCAACCGCATTGCCCTACTGCTTCCAGCAGGCGTAATCGGCTACTTTAGCCTTTCCCCAGCCCGCGACTTTGCCACCTCCGGATTGGAGTGGGGACTGTCCCTCATGTGGATTTCCATCCACTGGTTACTGCTCGTGCTGTGGGCAACCAAGTCCACAACCAAACGCGGCCCTGATTACATCACCTACGGTCTCGCATTTTGGTCTGGACTTAGTTGGCTAGTTCGCCCCGAACTTGCACTTTACGGCGGATTGACCGGCATCCTTTTGCTGCTTACTACTCCTTCGCTGCGCGTAGTCATCGGCATTTTGGCTGCTGCTTTGCCGGTACCCGCCGCTTATCAAATCTTCCGAATGGGCTACTACGGATTGATGGTGCCGCACACTGCAGTGGCAAAGTCTGCCTCTGATGCAGTGTGGGGAACGGGTTGGGAATACGTCGAAGACTTCACTGGCCCCTACAACCTGTGGCTTGGCCTCGCGTCGCTTTTGGCTGCTGGTGCGTTGACGGTGTGGCGGGCTGATGCGAAAGCCTTAGTTCCGCAGGGGCGATTCGGACGATTGAGTTTGCGCACCCCAGGAATGGCCGTTGGCCTATTGGTGATCTGCGCGCTTGTGCACTTCCTCTACGTCATTCGTGTGGGAGGTGACTTCATGCACGGCCGCATGCTCCTGCTGCCTCTGTTTGCAATCCTTTTGCCTGTCGCCGTCATACCGATCAACATGGTCGATCGTGGCTGGCAGGATCTCGTAGCACTCGTACTCGTTTTCGCAACGTGGATTTGGTCCACCGTCATTTTCATCCAAGGCCACCAGTGGGAAAACACCGGCCAGCACGTTGTGGATGAACGTGACTTCTGGATCGACTTTACCAACCGCGATAAGGACCACCCGCCTCTATACGCGGAGGACTTTCTGACGGTGGACTCGATGAACGATTACGCCGAAGTCATGCGTGATCAGACCTTGGTGAATCCCACTGGACAACAGCTCAACATCTTGGCCACCAGCGATCCGGATACTTATTCATGGATCACCACGCCTCGAGTTGAAGGCATTGAGGCCGGAGATCTTGAAAACCTTCCGCCCACGATCTTCCATGTGAACCTCGGCATGACTTCTATGAATGCGCCGCTTAATGTGCGCGTCACTGACCTCATTGGTCTTGCCACTCCGTTGGCGGCCCGACAGCCTCGCATTGAGGGTGGGCGAATTGGCCACGATAAGCTCATGGACCTGGAATGGCAAGTGGCAGAATCTGCGACCCCATTGGCTTATACCCCGGGCTGGATTGATGCCGAGAAGACATACCAAGCGCGCCAGGCGTTGCGGCATCCTGAGTTGGTTCACTTGTTCCAAACGTATCGTGAACCGATGAGTTATCACCGCTTTGTGGACAATATTAAATACGCCCTTACAACCGGTCGAACCTTGGAAATTTCAGACGATCCTGAAGATCTTTTAAAAGATTTTCAAGCCACCCCAGCAGAAATTCAGGAGGGACTCCCGATAATTGCCTGGCCTGTGGATATAAAGCTCGATGAACCTCGTGGGGAACCCTTATATAGCTCTCAGTAA